TTTGGACTGTAAGTCAGCTTAAAGAAGGCAGAAGTTCTCCATCAGCCCACACCTCAGAAAGACTACCACTCTCATCGTATTACCATCGGTGAGAGTGATCTGAAGATAGTTCACCAGTTCAGCTACCTGGGGTGCACCATCTTGTAAGATCCCAAGATTGACAAAGAGGTTGACAACAGACTGGCAAAGGCAAACAGCCTATTCGGCAGGAtgtacaaaagagtctgaaacACCAAGCATCAgaagaaaggcacaaagatcaGTATGTACAGACCCGTTCTACTGACCACCCTCTGGTATGGCTCTGAGTCGTGGGTCACCTACAACTCCTTGACACCATCCTCATCATCCACTGAAGGAACTTCCTTTCTAACATTGGTCCTTGAACAGGCAGAAGTTACCAGCATCAATAAcatgctgttgaagatgcagTTACGCTGGACAGGGCACGACTCAAGGATGGAGGATCATCACCTGCCCAAGATTGTGCTGTatggtgaactctccactggccacattGACAGAGGGGCTCTAATAAAGTAATCACTTGGAGCCTGTCATATTGACCATCCCCAGTGGTCTGTCCTAGCCTCCAATCGCCTGGACTGGTGATACCCCATTtaccagtctgtctcctcctttgAGAATGCAAGCAAGGCTATCCTTGACGACTTGGATCCACTGATATTTACAATTTATAATAACGACTTGGATTGTAGAATGAAGGGTTTTGTGGCCGAATTTGCGGATGACAttaagataggtggcggagcaggaagtgttgaagaaaccataaaattgcagaaggagaaagacagattgggagactcagcaaaaatatggcagatgaaatacaatgttgagaagtgttcgcTTCTTCATTTTAGCagagaaaataaacaggcagagagtactatttggatggggagaaaattcaatcctcgaaGATGccaagagacctgggtgtccatGTGCAaagtaatctaaaagttaatgcccaggtgggattgggagtgaagaaggtgaatgctatgCAAGTATTAATTTCAAGAGGTATAGTGTGTAAGAGTAGAGAAATGTTAATGAGaatctatggggcactggtgagaccccatctagagaactgtgtacagttttgggcccccattttagaaaagatgtgatgttgttggagagggtgcagaggagatttactaggatgattcctggaatgcaggggctggcgtaaTGGGAGCGTTTGGCAgatcttgggttgtattcattggagtataggagaatgaagagggatctcatagaaacatttcaaatactgAAAGGTTCTGATAGAGTGAATGAAGATAAGATgcttcccttgatgggtgaatcgagcACAAggagtcatagtcttaaaattaaaaGTTATCCAAttcaaacagagaggaggaagaacttctttagtcagagggttgtggatctgtggaattcactgccgcacaaagcactggaggcccgatcactgggagtatttaaacaggaaattagtaagggtatcaaatgatatgggaaaaaggctgaaaattggaactaggtgtgagcataattcagcttagtgtagagtcacagaacagactcgatgggcctaatggctTGGTTCTGCTCTTTTAACTTGTGAACTTgtgaaaaggagatggaggaagaaccgtGACGCAGCAGCATCAAaaccagaacagaatttccctcgCAGCCGTTGCGGCTGGGCATGTCTGTCCCACATTGGCCTCGTCAgccaccagcgagcctgcagTGGATGTGGACAgtccccttcctaaatcttcatttgtgaagccaagccatgacTGTCACAAAGGACACTGCTTGtccagctgtgtttctccagcattttatgtttttgcttcaaccacaatgttgacagatttttgtgatttactttccttgcaaatctcctctgcaccttgtttatagcatccacatctttcctgtaatgaagtgaccagaaatgaacacaatattccaagtggttTCTAATTAAGGTCTTATCTCGCTGCATCATTACCTCATGGCACTTAATCTCAATCCCATAGTTAATTAATTCCCCTCACACTATACACCTTCTTAATAACATATCAACCTGGGCCATAGCTATGAGTGTCCTATGGACACAGACCACAGGAtctctcagttcttccacactACTCAGAGTCCTCCCATTCTGCCTTTGTAATTGCTTTACCACAGACTCTACATTCAGAGCTTTATGCGgggcatttgtttcagtcatcgaaggggtgttatCTGCCACATTTTCTGCAGGacttgggggtttgcacttttctgattgtgttcttcatagcatcaacccttctttCTCTTTGCTGTAGATGGATCTGCAtaaatagggatttcatttgcaacCTCATGGtttcgaaggctctggctgtgtctatagcatTGGCCGGCTTCAagttatccttccctataagagacttctgCATTTCGGGATGGGAatgaatcacttcacacttttctgggttaactTCATCTTGCCACTTCTCCACCAAGTTAGGCCACAGTGGCCCTCGGTAACGGCTGGCAACCTTCCAGActatccacagcaccacccacttatatgtcattcacaaacttactaaccaactcatctacttcttcatccaggtcattcataaaaatcataaagaacaGGGTGTCCACGAACAGATACCTGCTGACCACTAGGCAgaatatttatctttttctttcattCCTACACTCCACCaaaatctgtcttaaatacatttaataagCAATCTCTCTGGCTTGTTTGGCCATCGTATCTCACAGATtccctactctctgggaaaactatttcctcttcattcctgtcctaaatctacttccctgaatcatAAGGCTACCTCTTTGTATTTGCATGCTACCCAGGCAAGTCACCTTTACATGGAACAGCAGGTGatggaataataaaaaaaatacagtaaaagaAAAATATCGGATTTTGAGTTGCATACGACAAATGTGGAGAGTGTTGTGGTACAAGGAAATTGTGTAAAGCATCACTTTATACAAATGAGATTGATTCAAGAttttgataacagcaggaaataaactgtccttggtTCTCCCGTATCTTCTGttgaagggaggggagaagacAGTGTGATTTCCACATGAGTTTCCACCTCCTTTCTTCTTTCATGTTACAGCATCCTGAACTCTAAAGGATGAACAATGGATTAGAATCACTGGAAATTCCAGAACCTGAATAACTTTAACCATTGCATCTCATTGGCTGTAAGTAGCCTCTTTTCCACTAGCATCCCAgataattggctgtgcagtgtctcgagataggaagccctttgtgccgtttcaactcggccacccttaactgggacatgaattgcttttccactgaacacagctAATCCCCGaggattggagtgttctaccttcaactggaaatgaaaGTCCGCTGTCCGTTtttcactggttttatcagccctctggtgtcagcaaacaccagggatatgagtaggggtcaaGGCGGTTATTCTCCAgtttgaaattatgtcatttgatTCCGGCATTCGGACAgtgctccttttccactggatcctGCCCCAGTAAATtctcagttaattcctgggacaatgtgCCAGTAGAAAAGGGACTAGTGACTCAGGAAGAGGTAACAGTTTTTGTTTTATCATTCTATGTTTGTTTCTCCTGTCATCGGAGTTCACAATCactttcaatttattttcatattaataacctggaaatttgaaatgaatgcagaaaattgtgAGTGGTCAACACGTCAACAAATAAATATCGGAGAGCCAGATGTAAATCATTCATCAGAAATGACCTCAGAGTCAATCTACCTTTAAATATTCAGTTCTTGTGTGAAAAATCTGTTACTGTTCACCTTTTCTAATTTATCAAAGTTTCCACTCACAAATATAAATATTTGATTTTTCTTACTGGGAAGAGTTGGAAGTGGGTGACAATCAATTCCTGATTTGCTATAAATTGGCTCTTCTCAAACATTTCTTCAGGGAAAGTAATGGAACAATGGAGTGAAGCTTGTTATAGACACTTCAAACTAATAGGTTTTTTTAAAAGGAGCAAAGTGTGACATAAACAGGAATATACTCAATGTAAACAACACACTTCACTCACGTGGCCTTTGACCACTGGGATTCTGTTTATTGTGGTAAGTGAAATATTTCCATTTCAAGATCGACTTCCCCAACTTCCTTTTCATGCTCTCCACAGCCCTTTGTTACTTCATGCTCCACTGGAGTCGATCCAAGTTATACAGTTACACTGGTAGACCATGAAGGGGAAGATGGTCACAGTGCCAATGGAAATACTTCAGCATGTGGCCAATCAGCATGTTTAGAATTGCAAAAGTTGTGATCAACGTAGAATGATGTATTTCAGTGTTCTTTGTTGATGCCAGAAGACATATTCCCATTTAGATGAGCCTCCGAGGGCTTAGAGTTGTAAGGACTGTAAACAGTGCAATTGAATtgaattggatttttaaaaattaatgtacTGAGATACATTAAAAAGATTTGTTacgtgtgctatccaggcaagtcaactgatGGTGTGCAAACAATAATCAaattaataaacaaataaataagacaCAAGTGTGGGCAATAGTGCCACATGTCAAATAGTGCAGAGTTTAgagaaaaatacaaaaggattgtCCAAGGTATAAGTTGAAGTAGAGTTAAAACAGGGCAAAGGCATCATCTAAAATATCTATTTAAGTGTCTGATAACAGGAGAAATGAAACCTAGATGTTTGAGTTTTCAAGCTCGTGTATTTTCTGCTCGATATAAAGGAGCATAAGAGGCAGTGGTGCTATAGATAGAACTGATGAAGGGGAGGTCAGTTTGCCTGACAGCCTGAGCTAATTCGCTGCAGTTTTTTGCTGTCTTGCACAATGCAGTTCCTATGCCAAGTTGTGATGCATCTGAACAGGATGTTTCCTGTGATGCATTTGCAAAAGTTGGTAAGGAATCTCAGGAACATACTGAATAGGCTTCTGCGAAAGTGGTCTTTGTTGTTCTTTCTTGTTTTGCAAACTGTTCCTGGAAAATTCTCTACTTGCCAGCATAAATCTGAACATTGGGAAAAGGAATGATAACATTTCTATATTATCCCTTTGGAAGACCTTGAAAATGCTCATATTAATTAGTCCATAGTAAACCTGGGCCTTTGGAATGTTGAGTAATGAGAGACCTGGGGTGAACAAATGTTAGAGATCAGAATCTAGGATTTAAGCTCTGTACAAAGTAAAGTAAAAGACCTAATTCAAAAATTCCTTTGTAAAGTTACAAGCATGTCAGATGAAACTGAGGATGACACAGAGATTAGAACTGCTtggtttattaatttatttttatttaattacacATAGAGCCTAGAAATAACCCCTACATAGAGCCTAGAAATAACCCCTCCATACcttaagagaaagaaaaataaaaagtggtCAGAGGAGAGAAGAAGATAAAAGAAAAGGGGAAGAGCTGGCATCAATAtttaatacaataaaaaaattaaaaaaaataaaaatagtaaattagggatgaaaattaaatctaaaatattgaataaatagaCTAAActttccaggaatttaaataatGCATATAAGGCTGCCaaatatatacaaaaatgttatattaatttcTAATAttctaagtaattttctccagggatagacatctttgcatttccatattccaacgaTCAATATGTAAGagggaatcggatttccatgttacagctgtaTGTTTCTTGGCTATTGTCAAagttattttaataaattttgatTTACTTTTAGGTAAGTTAACATCATGACAGCCAAATTCCCCAGAAGGAACAATTACAGATCAAAAGGGAAGTCCACCCCCATAGTTTTTTCTTATATTTCCCCAAATTTATCCAGAAAGGACTTAATTTCATGCCTAATCAGgtagaatgtataaaagtatCGATATCACTGCAACACCTAAAATACTTTTCTGCTGTAGCCTGCAAATTGATGACTTGAGGAACAGTCACTTTTTCTGCCTTGATTTGATTTATTTCTATAATTTTGGAAGTGCTTCTGAACCTACCAGATCCACTGCTCTCCAGTCCAAATGTATCTACATCAACCATTCCCAACCTTATTTtggctatgcccccccccccccttgtgactctgctcaaagtttatgggacccctaccctgtgaagcagtcaagtttagttggtttcttccattcttctctccaaccgactacataaaatcatttaaaaaatttacaattttaatccatttccccctcccctccttaatTGAACTGTAGCCCTTGGTGTGTGGGGGTGAAGGGAGGAGACAGCTTATGGCCCTGTTGAGAACAGGTGATCTAAATCAGCACCAATCCTCTGATCGCTGCAACAATCTCTGCTCACTGATGCCAGGGTCTGGTCAAGAATAGGAGCAGAAATTCAGAGATGGTGTTCTAACACTGGAACCGAGTGACACATTTCATAATGTCTTTAACCTTTAGCCTGCTTTTCTCACATCTCTAATGGGCCATGCTGTTCTGAGGTTCCATAGGATGCGCAAAGCAAGAACCCTACTATTACTGTTACAGCTGCTGTAATGCCTTATGGGCCGTGAAGTGTGTGGAGCTGCAACAGGAATTTGTCTGAGGATTCTGTGGATGATCCAGGATTCCGACTGGTGTCTGGGAGCCGTTATTTAAATCATGTTTACAAATTATACGGATAAGCTTGTTTAGAGGGAGTGGGTAGATtagtttggattttttttttctttttttaagacGAAAAAAGTAAAGGGGTTGGGTGGGGTTTAACTACAGAcaagatcatatcacagaacaacatgatcacatcagagaagtatataatatataagggaattttacatgtattatttgCATAATTTTTGAATTCAGTATTATTTTGGGATATAGTATGagctatgatttaattgtttaattattattattatagaatttgatgtcctgaacaaTATATGTACTAATTATGTTTACGCTTCTAATTTACAACTGATATGTAGAtgttatgatttgatttatgttatcattagtatATCTTGTGTACTAATGATAactagataatttttttttaaagcagttaTTCTTTGCTTCTCTGCAGACATTGATTGAAGATGAACCAGATTTTACATTGAGAAATTTACAATGAATGGTTCAGGATCTGGCCGCTGAggtctgtaaggtaaaacatcatgagatgggaatgtgtaaggagttaccctgtacagggctgtaacaagatgtgaatgcatccttgtacttacaagataagagagacattgatggattgagaggcaggaagctagcagggaaaggatagcaacagttttagtcattggacaagtaatgatatgatgatgttctaagcatgtatccaagggtataaaaaaatcaccattttgctgataacggcagaatgcattctccgactaacatggttagtcgcaagtgttacaatccggtaataaagaacaaagaaccctgatttcgactcagcctggtgtttgtctcactcattcatgaacaaagcagacctaacaatttggtgaccccgacgtgatgggtgagtgaacactggacgacggtttctgttttttctgacaatcatctcagccggctgataaaaaggtccagagaagcctgttttaacaaaattctctttttttttaaaaatctttatgattgtcagtaagaactggagatcggacaaattagacgaccacaattgaaggtcgcatgccaggattgtaacacgtaagtgattacagacaagataaaagtccttaaggtgtttgaatgacatttattaagtgcttcgcaagaaactactagagtttaaaagtctttattgtgtcgttgcaaagtccaatagagtgagaaggtggtctataaacaattgaggacctgagttttctgccctaaactggttattaagaggagaaatctcccacgtgaaggttgggctttgaaagaaaacaaaggttcaggcttattggcctcaattgtatctgagagactgacttataaatgtccggtaggtatgataatgtctgtacacttgagaagttaagaatttatttccccaattcgccgtggtggaataccacagcagacactagagaccttgagacaacaaaaaaattactcagggacgcctgcctggtgaacaagaatgacgacagaaggctgcgacagctgtgtccggatcaggtaggagatattaatgaaaaagttgacaaactcctaagagacacccagtttattcgaaatacttttgataagttaaatgagggtattcccaacatcaccaaggagataaagttacgtaaattcatagattggtacagggaaacaggacaaaagtatagcccaaatatttggttttctagttgtaatttaactttcagacccctttgggaaaacagagagtggaaaacgagcaatcagagtatacaggacaatctgaagtcaattggaggacaagacttagagactgttcctttaaaagatattagtcatccagcttgctaggagacatttttaaaagcaattttcgttgacatagatcccctaaacggacaagaacctaaattaaaacaggcattagaaagcggtcccgcagctatggctgtacagttgcctgctaagacttttgaccaagttattaaggaaattaatcaggaattagaggagcgaaataccagtaatgcggcattggaaaaacaaaaaatgctccgaaaatgtgtagaccgctggaggaagaggggttggttacccgggggcactgagatgttcctgacaggtgagggaaacaaaattttaaaacgtagagtcttagacaagctggaagaaacaaaacgggacacagaaaacaaaatctttaatcgcgagtcagcaaaaaagagggtgagagacaaggagatgcagtaccgcgatgtcctagctatattcgaagaatttggtctccctgataacccacctattatggcccctgtagaaatagcttgtagacccccgccctatgcatatgtggagtcacaaggtgcccctggcaccccagatgggatcctggagtcacgtcccttatatccagatattgagacactggggtgtgacaagaacctcgggaatagggacacatcagacgaggtacaggcccctttaataaaaatagaagggggagtaatagatgtagagacccctctggagtccaagaaaatagaaaaggagttagagatacagaaatggaacatgaaaaaggttcaggataacattaaaaacttaaacagagatattaatgtgctggggcagatcagtgaggatcaaaaagaattaatggtaggtgtatttaaggaagtggaaaagataactacaacactgtcaggagaaattaaagctgaaggaatggtaataggagtaaaggacgaaaagtgtagtaaagaagaggaaacgagatacgatccaccatgggaggaaagtagaaggaaaagactcgggagggagaaaaatagacatgcctacctggacatagttaggacaaaagagaaagatgtgaaacaactaaactatggccgaaaagattatcttagagatgaacgtgaccaatatacctttgaccctgagacattggaagctgatagggacagtgacagtgacgaagaagagtcagaacaaggtgggataaataaatgcatgccaagagtaaagaaggagcagaaatccccaaaattgagatatcaatgcccattactgatcacgggacggggaactcaaaaatatgtaccctggtcacgaatggacttagagagtttaatgaaaaaactacctccgttgagtaatggggctagtccatggatttcttgttttgagcgagaaacctgccaagaacaattagcactcgcagatgtcagaactatcatgataaaattaaaggcagaaggggccctgaagcaaatagataaaattgtaagaagcagtaaattgggggatgaaatagaatttaacccacttcggaataaattttgggaagcacttagagaaacatttcctacaccctatagtttggatgccttggtaacccttcaactaaaggaaggagagactgcacacgagtatttcactcgagcatgggacttatgggaaacagggactggagaaagacccgaccacagccccttaggaagggctcactttcgtaatgggataataaacggactacctgctacggttcaagcaaaattaagggacattgtgggagtagagacaatgtcagaggatttgtggaaaagacacctgacacatgcaatcaaacgacatcgtcaatcagagcatgctaagtcagaaagtgcgtcccagaaggaggtggacaagacaaccgataaattggtgagagccatagaacatataggggttaaattagcggcccaacagatagtcccacaggtcatggggccagtgataaatccgggaccccaagtaagaaatggttgggaaagacagctaggtacaatgtatagaggggaacatgcagtatgctagtactgccaaaatcctggacactaccagcggaactgtccggaggctgggagagcaaggggaaaaagattaccctctattagaggctatcggggaagaggaggaaacttaagaggacaagcaaggggtaggggtggacacattgatgggccccagagaatcggggggtggcagagtgatcaacaagtccaggcacctcagcgtaatgactatattgaggaaggtgctgaatttgattattgacggtgcccaggagaatcaaaaatcacgcctccctgggagccaccaaaaatttgggggacggtaaatggagaaaaaattgaatttatggttgacacaggggcagcagttacgacagtgattaaaaaacccccagggagcacattttcgggcaaaacattatctacaataggattctccgggataagggaaacacagccctatacagataacatcgacatgacatttggacgacaaagggttaaaacgcctgtcctggttgtgccaagttgccccattaatttattagcaagggacattcttaccaaactaggaataaccatacaatgttctgagaagggccttcggttaacatacccaggggatacaataagaaggggaggacagtttatagtaatgaccccatctaacgcttcagaagactctgtggaggttagtattttctggagtcggctactgtatgatgaaccaggcccagggctgattaaacagttttttgagtggagggccagtattcctcggtatggggattaccattatccactagatcctatgcatgttacattaaactacaccatccacccggaccaggaatatgaggagaggtgggactctctaaaagaagggaagacagaaacgatacattgtccatttatctttgtaggtaaggagggaatagctgctatggttgtcatgacagaagaacaaatggagtggttctgcttaggagtagaaagtgtgcctcatgtgaccttgggtattgccaaagatcatcacgctcgacagctgggtccgatggtgtgaatacaggcagacagaaatcccgggatattccacctcggagggaggaaaatttgtcagactgaatattgaagcatgggaccaggttgtgaatgagaaagtagaaagagaccgagccatagaaggagaaaatattgatcacagagactcagacaaatatctttctaatctgagtccacatatatggacaacggggccctatgatgtgggagtaataaaaggagaggtatttctagaattggccaaccccgggcagaaaccaatttggagaaaacaataccgcttgtcgcccagtcaggaggagggtattaaaggaacgatagaagggttaatggagtcaggggttttaagggcggcacctgacagtatgtggaacacgcccat
The Narcine bancroftii isolate sNarBan1 chromosome 1, sNarBan1.hap1, whole genome shotgun sequence genome window above contains:
- the LOC138751835 gene encoding uncharacterized protein; translation: MAVQLPAKTFDQVIKEINQELEERNTSNAALEKQKMLRKCVDRWRKRGWLPGGTEMFLTGEGNKILKRRVLDKLEETKRDTENKIFNRESAKKRVRDKEMQYRDVLAIFEEFGLPDNPPIMAPVEIACRPPPYAYVESQGAPGTPDGILESRPLYPDIETLGCDKNLGNRDTSDEVQAPLIKIEGGVIDVETPLESKKIEKELEIQKWNMKKVQDNIKNLNRDINVLGQISEDQKELMVGVFKEVEKITTTLSGEIKAEGMVIGVKDEKCSKEEETRYDPPWEESRRKRLGREKNRHAYLDIVRTKEKDVKQLNYGRKDYLRDERDQYTFDPETLEADRDSDSDEEESEQGGINKCMPRVKKEQKSPKLRYQCPLLITGRGTQKYVPWSRMDLESLMKKLPPLSNGASPWISCFERETCQEQLALADVRTIMIKLKAEGALKQIDKIVRSSKLGDEIEFNPLRNKFWEALRETFPTPYSLDALVTLQLKEGETAHEYFTRAWDLWETGTGERPDHSPLGRAHFRNGIINGLPATVQAKLRDIVGVETMSEDLWKRHLTHAIKRHRQSEHAKSESASQKEVDKTTDKLVRAIEHIGVKLAAQQIVPQVMGPVINPGPQVRNGWERQLGTMYRGEHAVC